From the genome of Peptoniphilus sp. ING2-D1G:
GTCGGTGGTATTGCTGATTGCTTGTCTATTGGTGATATCTTTAATCACCATGCTTTTTGCAAGGCTATTGATAGCAAAAGATAAAAGACAGATTTCAATTTTAAAATCCATCGGATTTAATAATAATGAAATTTCAAGGCAATATATTTACAGATTCCTTTGTCTGCTTGTAATTGCATTGCCCTTGGGAATTATACTTGCAAATACATTAGGAAGCGTATTTGCATCTGCAATACTTTCAAGTTTCGGGGTAAGATCCATAAAATTTGTGATAAATCCTCTGACTATATATTTTTTAATACCGCTTTCGGTAATAGCGGTGACTATAATTTTTAGTAAATTATCGACATATAGTATAGCGAGCTTTAAATTATCTGATTATATTAAGGAGTAAATTAATGAAACACATACTAATTGGAAAAAATATTTTCAAGTCCTTTGATAATGAAGAAAAAAAAGTGTCTGTTTTAAATGATGTAAATATTGCCATAGAATCAGGAGAGTTTCTGACAGTAATGGGTCCATCAGGCTCAGGGAAATCCACCCTGCTCTACTCTGTAAGCGGTATGGACTCCATAGACAGCGGCCAGGTACTTTTTTGCGGAACTGACCTCAGCACTCTGAAAGATGATGAGATGTCCGAGATAAGAAGATCTAAAATGGGATTTATTTTCCAACATCCCACAATGCTGAAGAATTTAAACATCATAGACAACATAACCCTCCCTGCTATGAAGGGAGAGAACAGTAAAAAAGAAGAAATTATTGATAAAGCAAAAACCATAATGAAAAGGATTGGAATTTCAGAACTTGAAAATAGGGAAATATCCAAGGTTTCAGGTGGACAACTTCAAAGGGCAAGCATATGCAGAGCTTTAATTACCGACCCTTTAATAATCTTCGGCGATGAACCCACAGGAGCTTTAAACAGCAAAAATACAGAGGAAATTATCAAGATTTTAAAGGACATCAATTC
Proteins encoded in this window:
- a CDS encoding ABC transporter, ATP-binding protein (In molecular biology, ATP-binding domain of ABC transporters is a water-soluble domain of transmembrane ABC transporters, ABC transporters belong to the ATP-Binding Cassette superfamily, which uses the hydrolysis of ATP to translocate a variety of compounds across biological membranes. ABC transporters are minimally constituted of two conserved regions: a highly conserved ATP binding cassette (ABC) and a less conserved transmembrane domain (TMD). These regions can be found on the same protein or on two different ones. Most ABC transporters function as a dimer and therefore are constituted of four domains, two ABC modules and two TMDs; High confidence in function and specificity), with amino-acid sequence MKHILIGKNIFKSFDNEEKKVSVLNDVNIAIESGEFLTVMGPSGSGKSTLLYSVSGMDSIDSGQVLFCGTDLSTLKDDEMSEIRRSKMGFIFQHPTMLKNLNIIDNITLPAMKGENSKKEEIIDKAKTIMKRIGISELENREISKVSGGQLQRASICRALITDPLIIFGDEPTGALNSKNTEEIIKILKDINSSGTTIMLVTHDPKVAKISHRVLFMKDGQIADEAEFLGKSDDEREQILLEKMRELNI